From Candidatus Nanohalococcus occultus:
CTTCTCTGAAACAGATTCGCGGGTTAGCTTATCATATTTGAATTCTTTATCTGAAAAATAGTCATTGTGAAACTTTCTAGCGGCGTCAACCTGGTCCTCTACTAGTGCGTTTGTTGGGTATACTGCTATTGCGGAAAGGTTATCTTCCAGCACCGGTTTCATCCAGGAAAAAGTCTTCCCTGAGCCTGTGGGAGATGTGTTGAATAGTATTTTCTCTCCGTCTTCCCGAATTTTTTCCTGTAGCTCCAGTTGATGGCTGTATGGATTGATTTCAGGGAGATAATTGGCCTGTTTTTGTTCAATATGGAGGCCTGACAAGTCTATCTTTTCTGTTTCAGGAATTCCAAGTCACCTGGCAGAACAGCCTTTTCGTTTTCTCCATAGTTTAGTTCGTAGTAATTTCCTTTGTATCTGGCCTGAAGGATCAAAGGCGCAGGACGTATCTTGCGGGTCAAAAGATCGCCTTTAGGTTCAAGGCCTGTATCATAGGCGCCGATCGGATGACTGCTTGTAAACTCTCCGTTTTTCTTCTCTATCTCTATTTCCTCTATTTCCAGACTACATTTACCCCGTTTCTTACCCAGTCGGAAATATTTTGGAAGTTCGATGTCGTCTTCCGCTATTAGGAAGGTCTCGAATCTGTTTCCGCTTGTGACAACTTTCTCTGTACCTACTTTTGGAAAGTTTTTGTCTGCTACCTCGTTTTCCGGATCCTGAGCGGACAGATTTCTTTCAGCATACTTGTTCCCTGAAACTGTTGTCAAGAGATTTGTGTATTTGGTCTCGTTTACAGGTCTTGCTGGAGCCACATAGATGTCTTTTTGGTCTTCTGTGTCTTCTGTGTATGTGGGTTTTCCTAGTGTGTCTGCGTAACGGGATTTTGAGATTCCGAGCGCATAGTAGAGAGAGGTATTGGAGATGTAACTCCCTGTCTCTACCAGTCTACCTATCTCTCTTGCTGCACCTCTTACTATGCCTTCAGTCCTGATTTCAAGTCTGTAAGCCTTCAACTTTCAACACTTTCCACGAACTCTCGAGATTTTTCCTCCTGGCTTTCCAGATAATCTTCAATGTTTTCCCTGACCTCATCCAGAACATCCTCCAAGCTGTCAACTTCCTCACAGTCAAGCCTATCTTCTTCAACAAGCTGATCGAAGGCCTGCTTCACTGTTTCCTGTACTGTCTCAGAGTCTAGTGTGTCCTGCTCGACAGCTTCTTCTCCAAGTAGTTCGATTGTCTTCTTGGTTACTGCGAGGTTGGAAGGACCTTCTTCATCTCCTGTGTAAATTCCGAGGATGTGGTTTTTGGTTCGTCCCTGTCGTGAACTTGTTGCGCCGTACCGCTTGTTCTTCATCGTGGTTGATAGGAAGAAGGCGACTTCCTCAGGAGTAGCGTCCTTCAAGGTTATGACCGAAGGGAACATTGTTCCAGGTTGGACAAAGTCTGGTTCTCTGATGCCTGTCATGGCTTCTTCTCCAGATGTTTCCTGGCTGTAGTTATCGCCCGGAGCGTTCTGGAACTTCTCCTCGACAACTTTCTTCGCATCTCGGAGACTGTAGGCTGTGTCGTACATGACGCGTGAGGTGATTGAAATGTTTCTGTCGCTGCTGGATGCTGCAGATCCGTACATGACGCATTCAGGGCATTCCTGGCACATCTCGTTGACATCCATTGTGCATTCGACATCTTCCAGCATTTCTCGTTGCATGGACTTTGCGAACCTGCGGTCGCTTCCACTCTGCTTCCTCATGAACATGAGAACAGGATTGTATTCGTCATCCTCGAGTCCTATGGTTCCAAGGTCTGCGTCCTGGCCGTTTGTCGTGAATACTGCGTTGCTTTCCAGTTCTCGCAGCACCAGGATTGAGACATAGTTGTTTTCTGGTTTGTTTGTAAGTTCTTCTACCGTACCGTTGTCAAGTTGTTCTAAGCTCATCTAATTTACACCTTTGAATCTGATAACATCAGTTTCCACTATTTTTCCTCTTCAAAATGCCTGAATAGTAGGCATCCGCAAAGTTGTTGGATTTGCGTTTCATCTTTCCAGGCTTGCCGTCGCATAGACTGTAGAAAATCTCATCCACGAAGAAATCAGCGAATTCATCTATCCGTTCGCCGAAACCTTTCTCCGTGTCCAAGTCGTCTTTCGACTTGCTGAAAGTTTGGTCTGTTCTCTCAAGTCCTTTCCTGAGACGACCGGATACTAGATTCTTGTAGTCCTCTTTCCCGAGATCGTTATCCGTCTTAGTCACAGCTTTCACTGCTTCCCGGAAAGGTCTTTCAACGGCGTATGCCTTGTAGGATTTTGGAATAGCGATTCTGTAACCTAGTTCTGATAAGTGGTCTAATTTATTTTCCGTCATAGTATCACCTAAAATTTTATCGACAACCTCAGCCTCTCTGAGATGGTAACCTGCGTTTTCAGGACCTTGATCTCTTACAATCATCTTCAACAGCTTTGAACCCGGAAGCTCGTTATTCCTACATA
This genomic window contains:
- the cas5d gene encoding type I-D CRISPR-associated protein Cas5/Csc1; amino-acid sequence: MKAYRLEIRTEGIVRGAAREIGRLVETGSYISNTSLYYALGISKSRYADTLGKPTYTEDTEDQKDIYVAPARPVNETKYTNLLTTVSGNKYAERNLSAQDPENEVADKNFPKVGTEKVVTSGNRFETFLIAEDDIELPKYFRLGKKRGKCSLEIEEIEIEKKNGEFTSSHPIGAYDTGLEPKGDLLTRKIRPAPLILQARYKGNYYELNYGENEKAVLPGDLEFLKQKR
- the cas7d gene encoding type I-D CRISPR-associated protein Cas7/Csc2 produces the protein MSLEQLDNGTVEELTNKPENNYVSILVLRELESNAVFTTNGQDADLGTIGLEDDEYNPVLMFMRKQSGSDRRFAKSMQREMLEDVECTMDVNEMCQECPECVMYGSAASSSDRNISITSRVMYDTAYSLRDAKKVVEEKFQNAPGDNYSQETSGEEAMTGIREPDFVQPGTMFPSVITLKDATPEEVAFFLSTTMKNKRYGATSSRQGRTKNHILGIYTGDEEGPSNLAVTKKTIELLGEEAVEQDTLDSETVQETVKQAFDQLVEEDRLDCEEVDSLEDVLDEVRENIEDYLESQEEKSREFVESVES